Proteins encoded in a region of the Rutidosis leptorrhynchoides isolate AG116_Rl617_1_P2 chromosome 9, CSIRO_AGI_Rlap_v1, whole genome shotgun sequence genome:
- the LOC139867332 gene encoding NAC domain-containing protein 17-like, with protein MHEYALSEDELKRCRNIEGFYVLCKVFKKSGLGPKNGEQYGAPFVEEEWEDDHNFPGLDEILAPNVNKLVNEPQLTSGTMVTVEEERQNSLLDVGPSQEVQPESDLVQLVTEPSVISSVEEVQQPLAIDDDFLELDDLIIPQDTYQNTQLPMLDDDLPFASFDGFDAFDFYEDPTTFSDINPCKSQQIQYISYTSNIGYGTDTINSEVQAGYQVPVVASSLPLGTEFASNCWRNMW; from the coding sequence ATGCATGAGTACGCCCTGAGCGAAGATGAGCTCAAGAGATGCAGAAACATAGAAGGTTTTTACGTCTTGTGCAAAGTGTTTAAAAAAAGCGGACTGGGACCCAAAAACGGTGAGCAGTATGGTGCTCCTTTTGTAGAAGAAGAGTGGGAAGACGATCATAACTTTCCAGGTCTTGACGAGATTTTAGCGCCGAACGTTAATAAGTTGGTGAATGAACCTCAATTAACAAGTGGTACTATGGTTACTGTTGAAGAAGAAAGACAAAATAGTCTGCTAGATGTGGGCCCGAGCCAAGAGGTGCAGCCTGAATCCGATTTGGTTCAGCTGGTAACCGAACCATCTGTGATTAGTTCTGTAGAGGAGGTTCAGCAGCCGTTGGCGATCGATGATGATTTTCTTGAATTGGATGACTTAATTATTCCACAAGATACTTACCAAAACACTCAATTGCCCATGTTGGATGATGATCTGCCATTTGCTTCTTTTGACGGTTTTGATGCGTTTGATTTCTATGAGGATCCAACCACATTCAGTGATATTAACCCGTGTAAGAGTCAACAAATACAGTACATATCTTATACAAGTAATATTGGTTATGGAACTGACACTATAAACAGTGAGGTTCAAGCGGGTTATCAAGTACCTGTAGTCGCCAGTTCTTTGCCTTTGGGTACTGAATTTGCTTCAAATTGTTGGAGGAATATGTGGTAA